In the Mastacembelus armatus chromosome 16, fMasArm1.2, whole genome shotgun sequence genome, ACTAGAATAAGCTGTCTGCAGAGACTTATCAGAGGGCAGTCTGAGTTCAGATATGTCCTTGGCTGTGTTGTGAAAGGGGAAGTAGTATGACGGATGCTGTACCAAATATGTGGCTTCCTGTTTTGCACCTGTTGCTCCTGACAGCACAACATAGTGTCTAATTAACTGCTGTCACATTACCCTCAGCCCAGTTGAGTAACAACATGCTTTGTGTTGACAAAGGCAATTAACAATACAGTTGAGCTTTCTCAGGCATAAGTGGAATTGGTatgtggtttgtttttaaattgataaatgtgtttttaggcTGTGCAATGTAGTGGTGCGTGGGTAATAGATGTATAGTACATGTAGCTCTGACTGGAAGGAATGTGGCACCACCTTGTGGTCAACCAGCAGCTCAAAGGGGATGTCAGCAAGTTGACTCAGActtttaaataacacatttttattactttttccactcaaaataaaagcaccacaATATAATATCATAAATTACACAAGCACATAGcgataaaaggaaaaaaaaaacctataggTAACCCAGAACAATCACAGTTTatattgtttaaaatgcatttaccTTAAAAATGTACAAGACCATGAAATGGCACACAATTTCAACATTCATTACTGTCTGGCATATGTAAAAGTAGAGTCTGCTAAGGTCTAAACACAACACTGTCTCAGTCCACTGAGACAGTGTTGTTTGGCCCCATTGTTGATGTTGAATTATTGAATTATGAAAATCTCTGGTTAAAGCCTTCCTCACTATGTCTCCATAGAGCTTTTAACATTTTAGTATTCAAAAACTGAGTTCCTGTTGTTCTGAGTATTTTTTACTCCAAATATCAAATTGAGAAATAGGTGATGACGTGATGATAGATATTACTAATAACAGTCcagccaaaacacatttaaaaaatcctAGAGAGCTGCAGTGCTAATGAAGCTCATAGGCACCCCAGAATGTGCTCTCTTTTAGAATCTCATCTTTAATATCTAAGCTAACACTGTCTCCCTCCCTGAGTCTGACAATCTTGGCCACCCACACAGAGCCTTCTGTTGAGCTGGGAAAAGACCCTTCGGCcagtttctttagttttttaccttttgtgagatttggattttttttcagcGTCACATATTTGCTCTGATGCTCTGATGTGTGTCTGGTGAAGGTGACCTGGGCGTAGAGGAAGTAGAGGCCATCTTGCGTGCAGTGGATAGAGTTGTTACTCAGGAAGAGAGAGCAGTTGTGACACGAGTGTAGTGCTTGCCAAGAGTTGTTTTCCAGAGCTGTAGGAGATTTGACAAACCTTTTAGTCACTCATTTATGACATCATCATCAACTGACAGCAACATTTTCTGGTTAGAATGTCCAGGAAATAGAGCAGCCGTCCTGCAGGCCCACTAAACAGTCATTAAGGTTAAAGGTTAAACACTGAAATGCAGatcatattgtgttttgttgaattTGCATAactattagattttttttattttacatatttgtatttaaactgttagtgttttatttgcttAAAGAACAAACATTTATACAGGTTGTAGAAGGTGTAGTGTAATGTGcaatgctgctgcttcaaagtggttagtaattaaaaaaactggtcaggtgaaaaaaaaattaggttTTTATCCAACAAACCTACACAtatacgtacacacacacacacacatatatatatatgtatatatatatatatatttttatttttttttttttttttaaactaaatactCCATTCATTTCTGGGGTTGACCATTAGGGCACTTGAAATATTCACTCCAAGTTGAATGACGCCATCAGACGGCATGGCTAATTTCCTTCCATTTGGCGTACTGAGCACCCCCTGACACACTGATGATGTTTGTTGCTGTGGGACGTAATTACACCTTAAGTCAGCGCAGCCCACATTACAGCTCTGCTTCGGGTTTGTTGTGGTTTTAGAAACCCACTACACACAGGAAAAGCAGTGTAGTGGGAGGAACACAATGCATGAGACTGGAAACATGACACTGCTATCTTTCACTCAGTGGTTTAGCTTGACTGCGTGTGCATGTAGAAATAAACTGTACTCTTTAAGTGTAAAGTAATATGAGAGATGTGTATTTTAGCATCAAATTAGAGTTAAATTCAGAAATTCAAAACCCTTTAAATCATTATATAAGTGTGTGACACTCAGAAACCAATGGCAAAACTAACTGTTAAGTCCAGAAATATAGGACACCTTCATGTGATATAACCAAACTTAATTCAAACTTTGGCagaaaaatgttgtgtttaGTAAGCAGTATAGATAAAGAATTGGTGAGTAGATGTTATGGACATACATAATCACAAACTGATTAGAGTTGGTTTTTAGGGCCTGTAAGGTTCATGATAAAACTTGACTTTAACTGAATAGACTCTCCTGATCTCTTTAAATATCAGTTTGAGAAAACAAACTAGAAGATATTgtggtgtttatttgtttgtttgtttgtttgtttgtgcaccCACCTCCCCTCAGTTAAAGACATCCTACATTTCTCAGAATGACTTGCTTCCAGAGAGCGGTGCATACTGCACTCGGCATCTGTAAGTGTGTCATGTGACTGCAGTGttacagatacagtacagtCATAATGGCAGCAAGCGACCTTATTACAATGTGAGAGTCAGGCTTTTTAGCCTACTCAAATCCTGTCTTTGCATTTTGGTTAGTGGAGAGTTCTTTTTCAACACACTGGTATCTCAGTCTCTTTTATAATGTAGTTTTCTGTGTATGACTATTAACAGTTCTAgaaaaagtctttgtttttttttttttaaatcttaggAACTTGCACCAAATCCTGACACTGACTGTTCCTGTTTTAGAAAGTTAAATTTTCTGCTGTCATTGGAATTATCTTGGCTTGATGTCTCATTGTTTGTACTTGACCAGCTTTACACAGAAATAGACACAAAGGAGAAATACCAAATAGAAGGAAgagtatttaaaaatacattttaagttGTCAGCACTGGGTTACACATTTATCCAAAAGCctataaaaaaacataaccaaGGACAGCAGGAAAGTAGTAAGTTTTCTTAAACATCCTCCATACTAGAACTCAAAAAGTATGTATgacaataaaattacattattacataCACTTCAACTTTCCACGTTAGAAATTCTGAAAGTAAATCTGAACAAAAACCAACACAGGGTGTGCACTTACTCTTGGATAACTGGATGTAGGAGAAAGATGATCCTGAAAAGCAGCACAGTTTAGACGTTATTTACTTCTTCATTTagtattttttggtttttgttaagttttaatgaaatttaaagTGCATTGTAACTTACCTGTTGACTTTAAATAGGCTATGTCCATTTTGTctgcaaaagaaaatgagttGAATTCAGCCTCTTTAATGTAAAAGTggcatatttttacatttttagcacaacagcagtgttgctttaaaaggcaccatttaaagtaaaacaaagtttACTTAAAGTAAAGTTTGACTTTCAAATAATGTACCTGTTGGACTGACATTGTCTGGTTTCATTGTAGAGACTTCGATCTTTAAAAGATAGAGAGATGATTTTATGAGCTATGAGAGCCACACTCACCCAATAAAGGAAAGTGTTGTCCTCCTTTTGTTTTACACAATACAACAGCAAGACACAGAATTGGTGTAACGTGAAGTACTCCAAAACAATAGAGTAAATCTGCTGTCAATACTACACTGGTTGCTTTTGATGTTtgtattaaaatgcattatattacgTGCTGATATTTTATCAAAGccttgaaaaaaatatatgtgtatgtattatACCAAAATGTTCCAATTACTGCTGCATGACACTGAAACGGACTCTAAATGTTACTTATTTTTTATCCCCGGTGTACTGACCTCAGTTGGCTTTGGTTTGATTGTAGCAACAAGTGCAGCCATAACCACCATGGCTACAGTGAGGAGACCACACCacaactgcagcagcaggtacTTATGAGAGGACTTGGACTGACCCTTCATTCTGTCAAACATAAGCACATACATATAAGATTACattgattttaatgtaaaattaagTTCAAACACCTTAAAACCTGGTCTATTTATAGTTTGCAGCATCACTCTTATCAGTTCtaatcacattttattcattgttttctaACAACTGTTTAAGGCTTTAAAACAAGGCACTGGCAGAAAGAAACTAAGTGCATCTACTCAAGTACAATTTTAAGgtaagtgttttcattttatgcttCTAGCCActagttacttttcaaattaaatgtgcATTAAGCTTATATGTTAAGGTTAGTGTAAAATATAGGACAGTATTAAAGAGTAAACCAGACTTTTAGTCAGATTAATTGCTAGCAGTTTGACCAAAGAGAGATTTCCTCTTATTATCcaatatttcataaaaatgcAAAGATTGGAGAAAAGTTCCAAATTTGTGTGTCAGAACTCTGTATTTCATTGCCTCGATAATTACCTCACAATCTCTGAGATTTATTCTAGGATCTCTTTGGAGGGGCCTGACCCTTAATTTAGGCCTAATAAACCAAATTTGACTATAACTTGTTCCCTAAACCTAATATTTGTAAgagaaggtaaagggaatggaaaagaaaggaaagctAGAAAAAAAACTCGTCTGACTGCTGCTCAACCTGGATTCATGCACCCTCAGTTCACAGCCCCCATTCTGCTGCTTCTTAGGGATTTCACCTTGATGGGTATGTTTTGTTCCTGCACAGAAAGTTACATGATATGGTACATTTTGTGGTTATGTTGTTTGCCATGATAGACTGAAGCACCACTGAATTATGTGTCAAGTGGCTGTCAATCAGTGTCCAATCCTTTATAGCAGGCGTAGCCAACCCTgctccttgagggccactgtccctGTCcttcccactgctgattacctggatcaagtGTGTTCTGTCAGTCGGAGGCTAGAAGGGCATGGGTAGTTGGAAACAAGCAGACCAGTGGCTCTCTGCTTCTAGTAGCATTCTTTACTGACTGGTCCAAGCACTCAATTACTCTGCTTTATATTCAGTGTAGGTGAGGTATAATCATGTATAATAAGCAATAGGTGTAATCCACAGTGAAAATATTAGCAGCATATTGATCAATCAGTGTAGTATTATGTTAGATGACAAAGATGTTCCTTTGAGCATTGTAAGAGAAAATAACTATTTGTGCCCAGTGATGCAGTGGGAAAAAATCAGACCTCATTTGAAAGGAGTATCTTTAACTCCATAGCATCTTTCAGATAACTGTAGACTAAATGGATTCAATTATTATCTGTTTCTACATCACATGCTCATTTTTAGTGTTCTATACAGGTTAGGCATATTAAGAATAAATACAGGAATATTAAagaataatattaataatatccAAACATTATCCTGTAATCACTTTCTCCTTTTCAGTGAACTcagaatttcattttttttttttttttttttttttgtttgttttttccccatatACCCATTTATACTTTTTTCCAGACAGTGACCCAGAGGAAGATactgtggattatttttctaaaatccCATCTTTTAGCAGGTGTCTTCCTTTGTCTTGCATAGTTCTATTTTTGGAATTATTAAATCAGCACCAAGCTTCTCTGAGCAGCAGTGACCTTCTGCACACACCACTGAATATTCTGACTAATATTCTCAGATATATCAAGAGATGCAAAATAATGTAACACACATAAGagaaagaaattaattaaattcaCTTAGTCATGACTCACCCAGTGTGTGTTGCTTGCTCTGTGTCCAAATTCATATGCTGGTTTTCTCTGAGTGACATGTAAGGTTGACAGGGCTTTCCCTGTGACATGGGCTTGTAGT is a window encoding:
- the lta gene encoding lymphotoxin-alpha, with amino-acid sequence MSQGKPCQPYMSLRENQHMNLDTEQATHTGMKGQSKSSHKYLLLQLWCGLLTVAMVVMAALVATIKPKPTEIEVSTMKPDNVSPTDKMDIAYLKSTGSSFSYIQLSKTLENNSWQALHSCHNCSLFLSNNSIHCTQDGLYFLYAQVTFTRHTSEHQSKYVTLKKNPNLTKGKKLKKLAEGSFPSSTEGSVWVAKIVRLREGDSVSLDIKDEILKESTFWGAYELH